The window GGACACGAAAACACTTTTTAATGTCAGACTAACGGTCCCGCTTCACAGCTCTGCGCGGTTCCCCCCCAAACCCTGCACCGTCTTCTTTCCTGCCGCGAGGGGAACTGGCTGCAGTCTGGCGACTGCTGACGCCTTGTCATGATCCGCTCTgcacgcggctgcgcctACCTGAAACGAACCCGACACCGCGAccccggcgccgtcgtcggcgccttccaAAAACGTGCCAAACAGCCGCGTGTCGTTCTGCGCTCCTGCGAAGGCATGTCACGCGCAGACAGACACCCGCGCACGGCGTTCACCGCCCACCGCCAGGCaacgccctcccccccctgtCCCTCCCCCGAAcccgcgcagcgcagctcgATGTCTCGACACACACTCCCTGCGCGGGCTGACGGCGCCCACCTagacggaggaggccgctgaTGTGCGTCAGCTGCGCCTTTTTGAGCTTCTTCAGCACGCAGCCGGtctcgagggcgacgcgcgcaacGGGGCCTGAGCCCGCGAGAACGAGGaacgcgctcggcgtcgtcgcggacTTCTTCGCAGGactcagcgccgcgacggcctccCTGGCGACAAGGGCTGCAACTGCGGCCTCGAGCGACGGAGTCTCAGCGGAAGCCGAGGGgatggaggcgcgcgacagcgagaggcgaagcacGCGGGCATTCGGCAGAGGGACAATCGATGCGCACGAGACATCCCCGCccacgccctccgcctccttgactctcttcttcttctgtaTCTCAACCTGAGgttcgtcgtccgcctccgcttcctcatCGGGgacctcttcttctcggcgcttcttcttccgcttctccgccgctctgggcgacgccgcctccgccttcttctcccgcgaagaggaggcggaggcctgaGAGGCCAGcgcttcgccctcggcgctgctgtgactcccgcggcgccgtgccTTCTTCAGTTTATCCATGAAGGCGTCCTGCTCAGCGGCTGAAACACACGAGAAAACACATCGGGCCTGACGACACACCTGGCCGCAGATGCATCTACCCACCTATCTCTGTCTGTCTAATCTACCTTTCCATCTACATTTATCCATCTATAGCTAGCTCGCAGTCGGTACCTATCCGAATGTGTCTATCAATCTATATCTACCTATCAATATCTCTCTACTGAGAAGAGGTTGGATAAAGATCTGCCGCGGCAGCAATGTAGCGCATGTTCGCCGTTATAAGGTGCGTATAAGCTCcccgtctctcgcgtgcTGATGCGTGGCATAGATGCTTCGTCTTTGTTCGCAGTTATTTTGAGTAAAAAtggaaaaaaaaagagacaccTACGTGCAGAAGGAGCCAGAGTACCGCCGCGGATGAAAAAGCCGTACAGGGGCGAAGTCGACGGCCACGGTCTGCAGACAcgggaaaaaaaaaagctaAAAAAAAGAAAATCGCCAAGCAACGCCAGACGCTCCTCTCAAAAGATGCGCACAAAAGAAACGTACACCCGGAAAAGAATGAAGTAGGGCGACATGAGGCCGGTTATAAAGACAGGGAGCGACTCAATCCACGGAAGAGAGCACAACGCTAAGCGCAGACACAGGACAGCGATCTAAAAATATATGGAGGAGACAACGACATGGCAACCGCAGAAATGACGTACAGATGCTGCAGTGTGCTCAAAAAATCTTCACCGAAAGGGAAGGTATAGCatgcgcaggcagagagacagatgcACGCACGAAtcctgcgtcgctgtcgagTCATTCCTCTACCTCCCTATTGTCTTTCTTCGTGTTCatgccgccgcctgcttcgTGTCCCCCCATACCTACAAgcatacgtatatacattcatgaatatttatatatatgtacatacgtgcatatatatatatatatatatatatatatgtatatgtatatgtatatgtatatgtatatgtatttatgtatgCCGCGCTCTGGTGTTTCGTTTCTCGCTATAGTGTCCTGAACGTCTGCGCAGCTTACTCGCTTGCTCCCTTGGTTTCGGTTCCTGCGCcttgcttcttctgctttcgcctctttttctcgtcgtcgtcttcgctgaaGTAGACATGGCCATTCCCTTCtggcgcaggctgcggaggcgcaacgcggagcgccgcgcttcctTTACCGAGTCCGCCGCGActtcctctctcctgttTTTTCTGCGAAAGGTGGTCGTGGATCGCTTGCAGCTTTGCGTCCTCCATCGTGCCGCGACAGAGAACCGTTAAACATGCGCTTTAACggaaaaagcagagagaaaacccGCACGGAGCCCGCTTTGAGAGCCCAGTGGAGCGCGACACCAGACGAGACGGTGGGAAACGAGGAAGCGAGCCGacggcggacgaggagggacgcggcggagactgttAACAGAACgagcaagagagaagaagaaacctGAGACTTTCAGGACAGAGAAGCGATGactcgagagccgcgagagacagaacgCAGCACACCGACGTGTCGCAAAAGAGGGCGAAGATACCCGCTGAATCggggcgagagaagaagacaggcgacgcgcaaCGAGCCTGAGAGGCGCTCTGTCTTTTAAATACACATTTTTCTTTGAATTTCCCTTCTCTGTCGGTCTCCGCGGTCTCTCTCAACTCACGGGCCCCACAGTGtttcggcgctgcaggctgcgcTGCATGTGCAGCTGAGACTCGCGACAAGCTTCGAGTTGGAGTTGCGCTTCGTCGGCTTTTCTGTCCTCCAGGGGGAAACACACACTTACGAGAAGAAGACCTCACTTCTTTCCTGTCGGTTTCAAACGAGAGGACAGACTGGAGGCGCCTCTGGGGAAGAGAAATTGGTTCTCGAGTCGCCCGCTCTTCTGGCGCCCAAGTGCTTAGTCTGCGCGCCAAGGCCACAGCATGCAGGCGGTCGCGATCCGCAGTCTTCTCAAGAACGTTTCTGCCGTTTGCAGGCCTTCCGGCAGCATTCTCAGGCTCTACTTCCcgaagcagcgcctgcttgactggttttctttccttttcttctcaaAGCGCGGACGCGTGGCGGCTGCTTTCGTCTCGCTTCCTTCGGAGCAGCTTCAGGAAGAAGTCTGTATCGTATCGCTGAGCATGGATTCGCCTGCCCCCTTTATCCGGTCAAGCGTGAActtctttttctgtctgTTCTGCGTACATCTGAGGATTCTCTATGCGCAAGCTCCGGTCTGCTAAGCGCACTATGCGCGCCTCGGTTTCGGTTTTCTACTCCGCTCCCTGTCTCGCGGCCGTCTTCCTGTGTCGCTTCTGCGGAAGCGAGATCATGTAACTTGTCTTTTTCGCTCTCCGTACAtccgcgccgtctgcagccgcggttTCCTTCGCGCTCGTCTACACTGAACCAGAAATTGAACCACAGCAGCTTGCAATTggcctccttcgcttctacttcttcctcgctccgcCGTCCTCAAGAACTCGTAgtttcctctcgctgcgagCCAGGAGATGAAACGAAAGAGGGAGCAGGGGAACTCAAACtagagaaggcagagacgacggagagggaTTTGGGCTCCGAAAGAGGACCCTAGAAGGAGACCGGGCCTCTccaggcgggcgcgaaggccccTGCCTTGGTTCATCGTCTCCTTCACATCGTTGCTCTAGCTGGAAGACGTGTCGAGCGGGGTTCTTTCTTTGCTTTGCCGCACATTTTATGTAGGCGGTATAGCCCGGTCAGACttgcttcgcctctcgcttcctGAATCTGCCTTCAAGTTTCTGCTGTCGTCTCTTGTCTTTTTCGGTCTGTCTCCACTTTCGTTCCCTTTCGCTTCCTTCGAGtattttctctctctgcgcggccttcaTCGCTCCTGCCTCTAAACGCCCTTCTCGACTTCTCCGCTGTCGTTTTCCTTCGTTTCCGTCTCTCATTCCtttccgcgccttcttcttccctccgCCCTTGCCGTCTAAGTTGCTTTCTTCCCCTCCTTCGGCGGAATGGCCCCCGCGACTCCGCTGAAcgcctcggctgccgcggaggatCCTGCGGCGCATCGCGGCCGCTCCTTGTTGAGCACTGCGGAGCTTCTCTACCTCGAGGAAGGCATCGCCTGCAACGTCCGCGAAGACgggcgcgcatgcattcATGTTCGCCCGAGCGAAGTGGAGACCTTCGCGCTGCCCAAGTGCTCAGCCTCCGCCATCGTCCGAAGCAGCGAAAATACAGTGCTCTGCGGAATCTCCGTGAGAGAAAATTTAAAATCGCGCATTTTGCTTCCGTCGCACTGAGTCAATACGCTTGTCTGCGCTTCTGTATTCTCACGTAGGGAGATGAATGGTCCTgtccatatatataaatatatatatatatatatatctgcacGTCTTTGCATGAGTAGATGTAGGAGGTTgattatatatatgtgtatatatacatttatacgTGTTGATGTGTCTAGATCTAGGCGTTTCGTACACCTTacgccgtctcctctgcggaggcATCCGCTCGACGCCCGACACGGACATGCCTATAGGGTGTGTTTTTCTCGTGTAAGTCTCATTTGGGAGTGGATGGCTTGCTTGTTTTTGTGATATATGAAGCGGCGGAGTTTGCGGAATTATTTCCTTCTTCAGGTACAGCTTGCGCGTCCAACAGGGGTGCCTGACGAAGGCGAGTTCTACCTCACTGCCGATTGGTAAGGCGGATGCGTTGTGCGAAAAGTTTAAAACcaggaagcgaggaagaacAGGAAGATTTTAAAGGTCCTTTTTACTTGACTTATACTATGTAACAAAACATTTTGGACGCCGAACTATCTGCGTCTCCGTTCACAAATCGGCGCACTCTTTCACAGTGCTGCTTCTCAGTGAATGCGCAAAGGCGCCTGCTTTgcgtttctctcctctctgtccaaatctgtcttcttctggttcctcccttcgcggcgctgttTTTCGTCACCCAGATGCCTTCTCCCCCCTTCGTTCTTCTTTTTGGCGTCGCTTCCGGCTAGCGTTCtcctgctggcgccgcggccgctacACCCTTCCGGACTATGCTTCGCTGTCCTCTCTTGCCTCTGCTTCTGACTGCGTTTTCttccgttttcttcttctgttcAGTTCTGCAGCGCTCGGCGTGGGGGGCgtggcgctggaggccttcGGACTCGGCGAAGGGAGCTCGAGCGGCAGCCTGCAGTCGCTTCTGGCGGACATGATGCTGAGCGCTATCGACCGCAAAAAGCTCTGCCTAGTCCCCGGGAAACTCATTTGGAAGGTTTTCGCCGACTGCGTCGTAagtcgcagaaggcgcaaACTGAACATGAAGAACCCTAAATCCTAAGGCCAGCTAGAGAACGCCTCGCGATGGAGCCGTGGCGCGCACgccaggcgagagagcgcaggCTGAacaggcgccggagacgcggcgaaagAAGAGTCGAAGCGAGGGTCGAGAGTCGCTggccgcctggcgcctggGAGTGAGGCGGTGCGCGACGTTTTGCGCATCTTGacgcgcgttttctcgcatgtgcttttctctttctcgggTGGAACAGCTGTGCTAGGTGGAGGCCTGTAAttcccccctctctctccacgtgtctctcttctctggaTTTTCGTCCTTCACCTTAGCTgttcgtctctccctctctctcgactgTCTCCGTTTTCGGTTTTTGTCCCTTGCTGCAGGTCTTGAAGgcgggcggctgcctcctcgacgcCATCAGCCTGGCGGTGCATGCCGCGCTGCGGACGACAGTGTACGTACCCCagtcggcggcctctcgctcaGGGATGGAGGCGAGAACTGGAGTGAACTCTTCGAGAATGCAGAGGGACATTCACTCGCGGTGCTCCGCGATGCCGAAACGCCAGCGCACCTTCGGTTTTTGTTGGGTTTTGTTGGGGGGGAACATTTCACCGCAGAAGCGACACACCCTCcgcccgcacgcgccgcccgccttgtGTGTTTCTTTTCTCTGAAGTCCTTCCTGTCTGTCTGCCTGTCGGCCTGTTTCTGCGCTTCTGGGAGTTTGCCTGTGTTAGCTCTTATTAACCCTTCAGCACGTCGTTTAGACCCAATCGTCTCGCTCTGGGTGTGTGCGCGATTTTGCGTtcctgcgtcgtcgggcTCTCTTCGTTTCGCTGCGAAGTCAAGTGTCGTGCTTCTCATCCCCGAGCGCTTgtccctctgcgcgccttgcTCGTTGCTCAGCCTCCCCTGCGTCTTCGttgacgacgaggaaggcgaagagggagaagacggagaTACCTTTGGTCCGATCTCGATTCGGTGTGACGAAAGGTACGGAGGACGCCGCTTCGACGGAAACGCAGAATGGCGAACACGTCTGCTCACAAAAAAGAATGGACTGCCGAAGCGCCGACGTCGGAACGAGGCGCAAAGCCAAag is drawn from Besnoitia besnoiti strain Bb-Ger1 chromosome VI, whole genome shotgun sequence and contains these coding sequences:
- a CDS encoding hypothetical protein (encoded by transcript BESB_066420), which produces MEDAKLQAIHDHLSQKKQERGSRGGLGKGSAALRVAPPQPAPEGNGHVYFSEDDDEKKRRKQKKQGAGTETKGASEPWPSTSPLYGFFIRGGTLAPSAPAEQDAFMDKLKKARRRGSHSSAEGEALASQASASSSREKKAEAASPRAAEKRKKKRREEEVPDEEAEADDEPQVEIQKKKRVKEAEGVGGDVSCASIVPLPNARVLRLSLSRASIPSASAETPSLEAAVAALVAREAVAALSPAKKSATTPSAFLVLAGSGPVARVALETGCVLKKLKKAQLTHISGLLRLGAQNDTRLFGTFLEGADDGAGVAVSGSFQVGAAACRADHDKASAVARLQPVPLAAGKKTVQGLGGNRAEL
- a CDS encoding 3' exoribonuclease family, domain 1 domain-containing protein (encoded by transcript BESB_066430), with product MAPATPLNASAAAEDPAAHRGRSLLSTAELLYLEEGIACNVREDGRACIHVRPSEVETFALPKCSASAIVRSSENTVLCGISVQLARPTGVPDEGEFYLTADCSAALGVGGVALEAFGLGEGSSSGSLQSLLADMMLSAIDRKKLCLVPGKLIWKVFADCVVLKAGGCLLDAISLAVHAALRTTVLPCVFVDDEEGEEGEDGDTFGPISIRCDEREGAGEPFPAEDVPIIVTVGEIANRHVWDMTSNEESACSCRLLVAVSPRAYKAVGVQKLGASLIDLSTLPTVMTNSQHVCREIFARLAQQLAKQKKQKTRQQLHAFMRTMADL